One genomic region from Stackebrandtia nassauensis DSM 44728 encodes:
- a CDS encoding zinc metalloprotease, with protein sequence MYEPNTLTPGTNWCASMSVHHRLLDTDSDYATARRDIEDSAFEWIRSRRARRDNVITIPVVVHVVWHDRSENISNGQIHSQIEVLNNDFRKKNKDIDTVPKVWQDITADVGLEFALATHDPQGIATTGINRVETRAESFGAEDDVKSSATGGADAWPADRYLNIWVCRLRGGLLGYAQFPGGPPATDGVVITHRGFGANGTATAPFDQGRTCVHEIGHWLNLRHIWGDDGEGCSGDDFVDDTPNQGGPSSGVPLYPSVSCDNGPHGDMFMNFMDYSNDAVTVMFTQGQAARMDACLESARSSFLEPEATAS encoded by the coding sequence ATGTACGAGCCCAACACACTCACCCCGGGAACCAACTGGTGCGCCTCGATGTCGGTGCACCACCGACTTCTCGACACCGACTCCGACTACGCCACCGCGCGCCGCGACATCGAGGACTCCGCGTTCGAGTGGATCCGCTCGCGCCGGGCACGCCGCGACAACGTGATCACGATCCCCGTCGTCGTCCACGTCGTGTGGCACGACAGGTCCGAGAACATCAGCAACGGGCAGATACACAGCCAGATCGAAGTGCTCAACAACGACTTCCGCAAGAAGAACAAGGACATCGACACGGTTCCCAAGGTCTGGCAGGACATCACCGCCGACGTCGGCCTCGAGTTCGCGCTCGCCACCCACGATCCACAGGGGATCGCGACCACGGGCATCAACCGGGTCGAGACTCGAGCGGAGTCGTTCGGCGCCGAGGACGACGTGAAGTCGTCCGCCACCGGCGGAGCCGACGCCTGGCCCGCCGACCGGTACCTCAACATCTGGGTGTGCCGCCTGCGCGGCGGACTGCTGGGCTACGCCCAGTTCCCGGGCGGGCCGCCCGCCACCGACGGCGTCGTCATCACCCACCGGGGTTTCGGCGCCAACGGCACCGCGACCGCCCCCTTCGACCAGGGACGCACCTGCGTCCACGAGATCGGGCACTGGCTGAATCTGCGCCACATCTGGGGCGACGACGGCGAGGGTTGCAGCGGCGACGACTTCGTCGACGACACCCCCAACCAGGGCGGCCCCAGCTCCGGTGTACCGCTGTACCCGTCCGTCAGCTGCGACAACGGCCCGCACGGCGACATGTTCATGAACTTCATGGACTACTCCAACGACGCGGTCACCGTCATGTTCACCCAGGGCCAGGCGGCCCGCATGGACGCCTGCCTGGAAAGCGCCCGCTCCAGTTTCCTGGAGCCCGAAGCGACAGCGAGTTGA
- a CDS encoding 3-hydroxyacyl-CoA dehydrogenase NAD-binding domain-containing protein has translation MKAMKEFPDEVVTKSLVRYVRVPGMDGEAALITLDNGHDHKKPNSLGPAGLASLDAALDEVFARTPKVRFVAVTGKPFIFCVGADITGMPLIETKDDARTMARAGHDVFARLKNSEIPTFAFVNGAAMGGGVELSLHCHYRTISGSAAAFALPECFIGLAPTWGGTQLLPNLIGADGAVKVIIENALNQNKMLRPKEVHGLGIADTLLEAADFLEESLAWAAKVTDGQITVERPEIDRGEAWDAALARGKAVADMKLHGAAPAPYMALDLMAQAKTVSFEEGTAAEDEVLAALLVSPELKSSLYAFDLVQKRAKRPVGVPDKSLARPVGKVGVVGAGLMASQLALLFVRRLEVPVVMTDLDEERVAKGVGYVHAEVDKLLGKGRINSDKAAKLKALVSGSVDKSVFADADFVIEAVFEELGLKKRIFAELEDLVSDECVLATNTSSLSVSDMAADLRHPERVVGFHFFNPVAILPLLEVVRAKQTDDATVATAFKVCKELKKNGVLVADAPAFVVNRLLTRFLGEIFAAVDEGTDIEVADHAVDELGLPMSPFVLLQLVGPAVARHVAQTLHDAFPDRYGVSSNLDKLVEAGKTSVYTWDATGKPSVDPDIPSIMEFGDKPSTAEQIRDRALGALADEVRRMLDEGVVAAAEDIDLCMILGAGWPFHLGGITPYLDRAGVTAKVTGKTFH, from the coding sequence ATGAAAGCGATGAAAGAGTTCCCCGACGAGGTAGTCACCAAGTCGCTGGTGCGTTACGTCCGGGTGCCCGGTATGGACGGTGAGGCCGCCCTCATCACCCTGGACAACGGGCACGACCACAAGAAGCCCAACTCGCTGGGCCCGGCCGGACTGGCCTCACTGGACGCGGCCCTCGACGAGGTCTTCGCGCGCACGCCGAAGGTGCGGTTCGTCGCCGTCACCGGCAAACCGTTTATCTTCTGCGTCGGCGCCGACATCACCGGCATGCCGCTGATCGAGACCAAGGACGACGCGCGCACCATGGCCCGCGCCGGACACGACGTGTTCGCGCGGCTGAAGAACTCCGAGATCCCGACCTTCGCGTTCGTCAACGGCGCGGCCATGGGCGGCGGCGTCGAGCTGTCGCTGCACTGCCACTACCGGACCATCTCGGGCTCGGCGGCGGCGTTCGCGCTGCCGGAGTGCTTCATCGGCCTGGCACCGACCTGGGGCGGCACCCAGTTGCTGCCCAACCTGATCGGCGCCGACGGCGCGGTCAAGGTGATCATCGAGAACGCGCTCAACCAGAACAAGATGCTGCGGCCCAAGGAGGTCCACGGGCTGGGCATCGCCGACACGCTGCTGGAGGCCGCCGACTTCCTGGAGGAGTCGCTGGCCTGGGCCGCCAAGGTCACCGACGGCCAGATCACCGTCGAGCGCCCCGAGATCGACCGGGGCGAGGCCTGGGACGCCGCGCTGGCGCGCGGCAAGGCGGTGGCCGACATGAAGCTGCACGGCGCGGCTCCCGCGCCCTACATGGCGCTGGACCTGATGGCACAGGCCAAAACCGTCAGCTTCGAGGAGGGCACCGCCGCCGAGGACGAGGTGCTGGCCGCGCTGTTGGTCTCGCCCGAGCTGAAGTCCAGTCTGTACGCCTTCGACCTGGTGCAGAAGCGCGCCAAGCGTCCGGTGGGCGTGCCCGACAAGTCGCTGGCCCGTCCGGTCGGCAAGGTCGGTGTCGTGGGTGCCGGGCTGATGGCCTCGCAGCTGGCGCTGCTGTTCGTGCGGCGCCTGGAGGTCCCGGTCGTCATGACCGACCTGGACGAGGAGCGGGTCGCCAAGGGCGTGGGTTACGTACACGCCGAAGTGGACAAGCTGCTGGGCAAGGGCCGCATCAACTCCGACAAGGCCGCCAAGCTCAAGGCGCTGGTGTCGGGTTCGGTCGACAAGTCGGTGTTCGCCGACGCCGACTTCGTCATCGAGGCCGTGTTCGAGGAACTGGGCCTGAAGAAGCGGATCTTCGCCGAGCTGGAGGACCTGGTCTCGGACGAGTGCGTCCTGGCCACCAACACCTCCTCGCTGTCGGTGTCCGACATGGCCGCCGACCTGCGGCACCCCGAACGGGTGGTGGGCTTCCACTTCTTCAACCCGGTGGCGATCCTGCCGCTGCTGGAAGTGGTGCGCGCCAAGCAGACCGACGACGCCACCGTCGCCACCGCGTTCAAGGTGTGCAAGGAACTGAAGAAGAACGGCGTGCTGGTGGCCGACGCGCCCGCGTTCGTCGTCAACCGGCTGCTGACCCGGTTCCTGGGCGAGATCTTCGCCGCCGTCGACGAGGGCACCGACATCGAGGTCGCCGACCACGCCGTGGACGAACTGGGACTGCCGATGTCGCCGTTCGTGCTGCTGCAACTGGTCGGCCCGGCGGTGGCCCGGCACGTGGCGCAGACGCTCCACGACGCCTTCCCCGACCGCTACGGCGTTTCGTCCAACCTCGACAAACTCGTCGAGGCGGGCAAGACGAGCGTCTACACCTGGGACGCCACCGGCAAACCGTCCGTCGACCCGGACATCCCGTCTATCATGGAGTTCGGCGACAAGCCGTCCACCGCCGAGCAGATCCGCGACCGCGCGCTGGGCGCGCTGGCCGACGAGGTCCGCCGGATGCTGGACGAGGGCGTCGTCGCCGCGGCCGAGGACATCGACCTGTGCATGATCCTGGGCGCGGGCTGGCCGTTCCACCTGGGCGGGATCACCCCGTACCTCGACCGCGCCGGCGTCACGGCGAAGGTCACCGGAAAGACCTTCCACTAG
- a CDS encoding thiolase family protein, whose protein sequence is MSERTVREVVFVDGVRTPFGKAGGMYAETRADDLVIRCIRQLLRRNPGLPPERVEEVAIAATTQIGDQGLTLGRTAALLAGLPKTVPGFSIDRMCAGAMTAVTSVASGIGFGAYDVAIAGGVEHMGRHPMGEGVDPNPRILSEKLVDPSALVMGATAENLHDRFGHISKERADAFALASQQRYAKHTDKIALDLVSMNTRSAETGWGLATQDEPPRETSMEALAGLKTPFRPHGRVTAGNSAGLNDGATACIVTAEEVARELDLPVAMRMVSYGFAGVEPEVMGVGPIPSTEKALSKAGLTIDDIGLFELNEAFAVQVLAFLDHFGISDEDERVNPWGGAIAVGHPLASSGIRLMTQLARHFAANPGVRYGITAMCIGIGMGGTVIWENPAWEGAK, encoded by the coding sequence GTGAGCGAGCGAACCGTTCGCGAGGTCGTCTTCGTCGACGGCGTCCGCACGCCGTTCGGCAAGGCCGGTGGCATGTACGCCGAGACCCGAGCCGACGATCTCGTCATCCGCTGTATCCGTCAACTGTTGCGCCGCAATCCGGGGCTGCCGCCCGAGCGGGTGGAGGAGGTCGCCATCGCGGCCACCACTCAGATCGGCGACCAGGGCCTCACCTTGGGACGCACCGCCGCACTTTTGGCCGGGCTTCCCAAGACCGTCCCCGGCTTCTCGATCGACCGCATGTGCGCCGGGGCCATGACCGCCGTGACCTCGGTGGCCTCGGGCATCGGCTTCGGTGCCTACGACGTCGCCATCGCCGGTGGCGTCGAGCACATGGGACGGCACCCGATGGGCGAGGGCGTCGACCCCAACCCGCGGATCCTGTCCGAGAAGCTCGTCGACCCGTCCGCGCTGGTCATGGGCGCCACCGCCGAGAACCTGCACGACCGGTTCGGGCACATCTCCAAGGAGCGCGCCGACGCCTTCGCGCTGGCCAGCCAGCAGCGCTACGCCAAGCACACCGACAAGATCGCCCTGGACCTGGTCAGCATGAACACCCGTTCCGCCGAGACCGGCTGGGGCCTGGCCACACAGGACGAACCGCCGCGCGAGACCTCCATGGAGGCGCTGGCGGGTCTGAAGACCCCGTTCCGTCCGCACGGCCGGGTCACGGCGGGCAACTCCGCCGGGCTCAACGACGGCGCCACCGCGTGCATCGTCACCGCCGAGGAGGTCGCGCGCGAGCTGGACCTGCCGGTCGCGATGCGCATGGTCTCCTACGGCTTCGCCGGGGTGGAGCCGGAGGTCATGGGCGTCGGCCCGATCCCGTCCACCGAGAAGGCACTGTCCAAAGCGGGCCTTACCATCGACGACATCGGACTGTTCGAGCTCAACGAGGCCTTCGCCGTGCAGGTGCTGGCGTTCCTCGACCACTTCGGCATCAGCGACGAGGACGAGCGCGTCAACCCGTGGGGCGGCGCCATCGCCGTGGGCCACCCGCTGGCCTCGTCCGGGATCCGGCTGATGACGCAGCTGGCCCGTCACTTCGCCGCCAACCCGGGCGTCCGGTACGGCATCACCGCGATGTGCATCGGCATCGGCATGGGCGGCACGGTCATCTGGGAGAACCCCGCCTGGGAGGGTGCGAAATGA
- a CDS encoding HRDC domain-containing protein: MSDDQDSEETPTPVVLTEPRDGVPEVVSDLEGLRTVVDRFRAATGPVAVDAERASGFRYQPRAYLIQLRRAGAGTALVDPTGFEDLRELNAALADTEWILHAASQDLPCLAGEGMRPPRLFDTELAARLCGFERVGLAALVEKLLGFTLEKHHSAADWSTRPLPADWLTYAALDVELLVELRDILDAELRLQGKRDWADEEFAAALNAPAPAPRAEPWRRTSGIHRVRGARPLARVRELWYLRDEIAQRLDRAPSKIVPDPALADAAIADPTDFGELTSIPGFQRRHGRANAKRWLQALSKVRKLSEDELPSVSPASDGPPSTHRWASRDPAAAARLKRARAAVAEVAAAHELPPENLVAPAAVRALCWQPPRPITRTTVAEALEHHGVRAWQIELVAKTLVAAVKG; this comes from the coding sequence GTGTCCGACGATCAAGACTCCGAAGAAACTCCCACCCCGGTGGTGCTCACCGAACCCCGCGACGGCGTGCCCGAGGTAGTGAGTGATCTCGAAGGTCTTCGAACCGTCGTCGACCGGTTCCGCGCCGCCACCGGTCCGGTGGCCGTGGACGCCGAGCGCGCCTCCGGGTTCCGGTACCAGCCCCGCGCCTACCTGATCCAGCTGCGCCGCGCCGGGGCGGGCACCGCGCTCGTCGACCCGACCGGCTTCGAGGATCTGCGCGAGCTCAACGCGGCGCTGGCCGACACCGAGTGGATCCTGCACGCCGCCAGCCAGGACCTCCCCTGCCTGGCCGGTGAGGGCATGCGACCGCCGCGGCTGTTCGACACCGAGCTGGCCGCGCGACTGTGCGGCTTCGAGCGGGTGGGACTGGCGGCACTGGTGGAGAAGCTGCTGGGCTTCACGCTCGAGAAGCACCACTCCGCCGCGGACTGGAGCACCCGGCCGCTGCCCGCCGACTGGCTCACCTACGCGGCCCTCGACGTCGAGCTGCTGGTCGAACTGCGCGACATCCTGGACGCCGAGCTGCGGCTGCAGGGCAAACGCGACTGGGCCGACGAGGAGTTCGCCGCCGCCCTCAACGCCCCGGCACCGGCGCCGCGCGCCGAACCGTGGCGCCGCACCTCCGGCATCCACCGGGTGCGGGGCGCCCGACCGCTGGCCCGGGTGCGGGAGCTGTGGTACCTGCGCGACGAGATCGCGCAGCGGCTCGACCGCGCGCCGTCCAAGATCGTCCCCGATCCGGCACTGGCCGACGCCGCGATCGCCGATCCCACCGACTTCGGCGAACTCACCAGCATTCCGGGTTTCCAGCGCCGCCACGGCCGCGCCAACGCGAAACGCTGGCTGCAGGCGCTGTCAAAGGTGCGGAAGCTGAGCGAGGACGAACTGCCCTCGGTCTCCCCCGCCTCGGACGGCCCGCCCTCGACGCACCGCTGGGCCTCCCGGGATCCGGCGGCCGCCGCCCGGCTGAAGCGGGCCCGGGCCGCGGTGGCCGAGGTCGCCGCCGCCCACGAGCTGCCGCCCGAGAACCTCGTCGCCCCCGCCGCGGTGCGGGCGCTGTGCTGGCAGCCGCCGCGTCCCATCACCAGGACCACGGTGGCCGAGGCGCTGGAGCACCACGGCGTCCGCGCCTGGCAGATCGAACTGGTCGCGAAGACACTGGTGGCGGCCGTCAAGGGTTGA
- a CDS encoding MerR family transcriptional regulator, which yields MEETEARWPIGELARRVAAALAVGYDGPGNARVRGVPDVRSIRWYATIGLLDKPAGYRGRTALYGPRHLRQLVAVKRRQAAGVALSDIQAELAGASPEELADLARVPGELLDGEPSDQAAESDPRPVPAVEAAFWKSQPVTVTVAEPAGHAPPAAAANLSYGLKLAEGLTLLVDATRCPTPEDHEAVQAAAQPLLRALKARGLLTTAYTGVKP from the coding sequence ATGGAAGAGACAGAGGCACGCTGGCCGATCGGCGAGCTGGCGCGGCGGGTGGCCGCGGCACTGGCCGTCGGTTACGACGGCCCGGGCAACGCCCGGGTGCGCGGTGTGCCCGACGTCCGCTCCATCCGCTGGTACGCCACCATCGGACTGCTGGACAAACCCGCGGGCTACCGGGGGCGCACCGCGCTGTACGGCCCGCGCCACCTGCGGCAGCTCGTGGCGGTGAAACGCCGCCAGGCCGCCGGGGTGGCACTGTCGGACATCCAGGCCGAGCTGGCGGGCGCCTCACCCGAGGAACTGGCCGACCTGGCCCGGGTGCCGGGGGAGCTGCTCGACGGTGAGCCCTCGGACCAGGCGGCCGAATCCGATCCCCGGCCAGTACCCGCCGTCGAGGCCGCCTTCTGGAAGTCGCAGCCGGTCACCGTGACCGTCGCCGAACCGGCCGGGCACGCGCCACCGGCGGCCGCCGCGAACCTGTCCTACGGGCTGAAACTCGCCGAGGGGCTCACCCTGCTGGTGGACGCGACACGCTGTCCCACCCCCGAAGACCACGAGGCGGTACAGGCCGCCGCACAACCTCTCCTGCGCGCCCTGAAGGCGCGCGGCCTACTCACCACCGCCTACACAGGAGTGAAACCATGA
- a CDS encoding VIT domain-containing protein, with translation MSLRIADLPVFNTEPTEATEGSGLGTLATERGNLPLRGLDINCHVTGLGVRTVVTQRFHNPHGEPIEATYIFPLPERAAVTDMTMTVAERTVTAELHERAKARQLYDTAISEGKRASIAEAERADVFTMRVGNLGAGEEAVVTLTLVGPLAFEDNEATLRLPLVVAPRYIPGQPTGAAPVGEGYAEDTDAVPDASRITPPVLLPGFPNPVRLSIEVTIDPAGLPLRQLRSSLHAVTVDETGEVTRVRIEPGERVNRDFILRFDYGESGDVAGSLLTAPDENEPTSGTFQLTAIPPSDLPRARPRDVVVLLDRSGSMGGWKMVAARRAAARIVDTLSSADRFAVRCFDTAMTSPEGLDPNGLSAGTDRNRFRAVEHLAGTETRGGTDILKPLSTAVDLLTAGEKGRDRVIILVTDGQVGNEDQILRELTGRLSGMRVHVVGIDKAVNAGFLHRLALVGRGRCELVESEDRLDEATAHIHRRIVAPVVTDLTVTGEGLDLEPETLAPHRIPDLFTGAPLIISGRYHGAGTTPRLKLTGTSQDGTPWTSELAARTDDTALTCPAWARAHLRDLEDRYASAPGSPDLGDLEKRIVDVSLRHRVLSRFTSFVAVDSRVVTEGGKPRTVVQPVEMPEGWDMPTPAAPSPYLGASVRMMAAPAAAPEAMAQGYGAAPPPPAQPGGAAPSFARPAAPRKAPNRGFGKSAGGPGQPLMDVDQIRQILHDEWRILDPEVHTMEFKAPEVVARERRAALSDLATRLGVVIDAMRDTGAFDGDTVTALRDLLPRMEACERPNPPTGDDLASLWQRTIELLRTLSETGGATPPSSTDPKPFWKR, from the coding sequence ATGAGCTTGCGCATCGCCGACCTGCCCGTCTTCAACACCGAGCCGACCGAGGCGACGGAGGGCTCCGGCCTGGGAACGCTGGCCACCGAGCGCGGCAACCTGCCACTGCGCGGCCTGGACATCAACTGCCACGTCACCGGCCTGGGCGTCCGCACCGTCGTCACGCAGCGATTCCACAATCCACACGGCGAGCCCATCGAGGCGACCTACATCTTCCCGCTGCCCGAACGCGCGGCGGTCACCGATATGACGATGACGGTCGCCGAGCGCACGGTCACCGCCGAGCTCCACGAACGCGCCAAGGCACGGCAGCTGTACGACACCGCGATCAGCGAGGGCAAACGCGCCTCCATCGCCGAGGCCGAACGCGCCGACGTGTTCACCATGCGGGTCGGGAACCTCGGTGCCGGCGAGGAAGCCGTCGTCACCCTCACCCTCGTCGGCCCACTGGCCTTCGAGGACAACGAGGCGACGCTGCGGCTGCCGCTGGTCGTCGCGCCCCGCTACATCCCCGGCCAGCCCACCGGTGCCGCACCGGTGGGGGAGGGCTATGCCGAGGACACCGACGCGGTCCCCGACGCCTCCCGCATCACCCCGCCGGTGCTGTTGCCCGGCTTCCCCAACCCGGTGCGACTGTCCATCGAGGTCACCATCGACCCGGCCGGACTGCCGTTGCGGCAACTGCGTTCCAGCCTGCACGCCGTCACAGTGGACGAGACCGGCGAGGTCACCCGGGTGCGGATCGAACCCGGCGAGCGGGTCAACCGTGATTTCATCCTGCGCTTCGACTACGGCGAGTCCGGCGACGTCGCCGGCTCCCTGCTGACCGCTCCGGACGAGAACGAGCCGACCAGCGGCACCTTCCAGCTGACCGCCATCCCGCCGTCCGACCTGCCCCGGGCCCGGCCCCGCGACGTCGTGGTCCTGCTGGACCGTTCCGGCAGCATGGGCGGCTGGAAGATGGTCGCCGCCCGTCGCGCCGCCGCCCGCATCGTCGACACCCTGTCCAGCGCCGACCGCTTCGCCGTCCGCTGCTTCGACACCGCCATGACCAGCCCGGAAGGCTTGGACCCCAACGGTTTGAGCGCCGGAACCGACCGCAACCGGTTCCGCGCCGTCGAACACCTCGCGGGCACCGAGACCCGCGGCGGCACCGACATCCTCAAGCCCCTGTCCACGGCTGTCGACCTGCTGACGGCGGGCGAGAAGGGCCGCGACCGCGTCATCATCCTGGTCACCGACGGCCAGGTCGGCAACGAGGACCAGATCCTGCGCGAACTCACCGGACGGCTGTCGGGCATGCGGGTCCACGTCGTCGGCATCGACAAGGCCGTGAACGCCGGTTTCCTGCACCGGCTGGCCCTGGTGGGCCGGGGCCGCTGCGAACTCGTCGAATCCGAGGACCGGCTCGACGAGGCCACCGCCCACATCCACCGCCGGATCGTCGCCCCCGTCGTCACCGACCTCACCGTCACCGGCGAGGGCCTCGACCTGGAACCCGAAACCTTGGCACCCCACCGCATCCCCGACCTGTTCACCGGCGCCCCGCTGATCATCAGCGGCCGCTACCACGGCGCGGGAACCACACCCCGCCTGAAGCTCACCGGCACCAGCCAGGACGGCACCCCGTGGACCAGCGAACTCGCGGCCCGCACCGACGACACCGCCCTGACCTGCCCCGCCTGGGCCCGCGCCCACCTGCGCGACCTGGAGGACCGCTACGCCTCAGCCCCCGGCTCACCCGACCTGGGCGACCTCGAGAAACGCATCGTCGACGTCTCCCTGCGCCACCGGGTGCTGTCCCGGTTCACCTCCTTCGTCGCCGTGGACAGCCGCGTCGTCACCGAAGGCGGCAAACCCCGCACGGTCGTCCAGCCGGTCGAGATGCCGGAAGGCTGGGACATGCCCACCCCCGCCGCCCCCTCGCCCTACCTGGGAGCCAGCGTCCGCATGATGGCCGCTCCCGCCGCCGCCCCCGAGGCGATGGCCCAGGGCTACGGCGCCGCCCCGCCCCCGCCCGCCCAACCCGGCGGAGCCGCCCCGTCCTTCGCCCGCCCCGCCGCCCCCCGCAAGGCTCCCAACCGCGGCTTCGGCAAATCGGCGGGCGGTCCCGGCCAACCCCTCATGGACGTCGACCAGATCCGCCAGATCCTGCACGACGAATGGCGCATCCTCGACCCCGAAGTCCACACCATGGAGTTCAAGGCCCCCGAGGTCGTCGCCCGGGAACGCCGAGCGGCCCTGTCCGACCTGGCCACCCGCCTCGGCGTCGTCATCGACGCCATGAGGGACACGGGAGCCTTCGACGGCGACACGGTGACCGCCCTACGCGACCTCCTGCCCCGCATGGAGGCCTGCGAACGCCCCAACCCACCAACCGGAGACGACCTGGCATCGCTGTGGCAGCGCACCATCGAACTCCTGCGAACCCTGAGCGAGACCGGCGGCGCCACCCCGCCGTCGTCAACGGATCCCAAACCGTTCTGGAAGCGGTGA
- a CDS encoding RidA family protein yields the protein MELVPRNPTDGVYPATDDYVHAMEVRGAERMLFVSGTMGLDPAGKPGSSLDEQLDLIWSNIRVILASADMTVDNIVRLTSYLRDPAYAEANAAARVAALGDRRVPTTAIVATTLDSDWLVEIEVIAAS from the coding sequence ATGGAACTCGTACCCCGCAACCCGACCGACGGCGTCTACCCCGCCACCGACGACTACGTGCACGCCATGGAGGTGCGAGGGGCCGAGCGGATGCTGTTCGTCTCCGGCACGATGGGCCTCGACCCCGCCGGTAAGCCGGGGTCCAGCTTGGACGAACAACTCGACCTGATCTGGTCGAACATTCGCGTCATCCTCGCCTCGGCCGACATGACGGTGGACAACATCGTCCGGCTGACCAGCTACCTGCGCGACCCCGCCTACGCGGAGGCGAACGCCGCCGCCCGCGTTGCCGCGCTCGGTGACCGTCGCGTCCCCACCACCGCGATCGTCGCCACCACCTTGGACAGCGACTGGCTGGTCGAGATCGAGGTCATCGCCGCCAGCTGA
- a CDS encoding DUF402 domain-containing protein: MAHMSSSWVWRRGRKLKRADHVHGWWWEAVLGDDEHGQWAAQLAQAPTFLRDGTVFRMADAVIRCYPRDEWWVATFYGSERGVTFVRPGGGVDERLNPNAIYVDMSTPPEWTEAGISFVDLTVDVVKRYDGTIAVLDEDEVDEEARKWATPAGQLAQARHSRARVEGFMTAGVGVFGVVAESWRDRFEGCR, from the coding sequence ATGGCGCACATGTCCTCAAGCTGGGTGTGGCGGCGTGGCCGCAAGTTGAAGCGCGCCGACCATGTCCACGGCTGGTGGTGGGAGGCCGTTCTGGGCGACGATGAGCACGGCCAGTGGGCGGCACAGCTGGCCCAGGCACCGACTTTTCTCAGGGACGGCACCGTGTTTCGCATGGCCGATGCGGTGATCCGCTGCTATCCCCGCGACGAGTGGTGGGTGGCGACGTTCTACGGCTCGGAGCGTGGCGTGACCTTCGTCCGGCCCGGTGGTGGCGTGGACGAACGGCTCAATCCGAATGCGATCTATGTGGACATGTCGACACCGCCTGAATGGACGGAAGCGGGGATCTCGTTCGTGGACCTCACCGTGGACGTGGTCAAACGGTACGACGGGACGATCGCCGTCCTGGACGAGGACGAGGTTGACGAAGAGGCGCGTAAGTGGGCGACGCCCGCCGGTCAACTGGCGCAGGCGCGGCACAGCCGGGCTCGGGTCGAGGGCTTTATGACAGCGGGAGTTGGTGTTTTCGGCGTGGTCGCGGAGTCGTGGCGGGACCGGTTCGAGGGTTGTCGGTGA
- a CDS encoding maleylpyruvate isomerase family mycothiol-dependent enzyme: protein MLSHAPDIYARIRHRLLNLATTLDTSRHETPVPALPLWTVRDTYAHLAGNVADSLTGNVDEQGTAPWTAIHVSNRADHTLADICTEWSGNAEAFDTAMRADAKLWGNAFDLWHHEQDIRAALGEPVDRDETTVRFTIDLLVPAIAAHWPADTPSVRVVADDLDQDWQLGDGTPATTVHTNGYDLSRGLAGRRSRVQLETLGWHNPAPHLAHMPAFDFPEKDLTE from the coding sequence ATGCTTTCCCACGCACCCGACATCTACGCGCGCATCCGCCACCGCCTCCTGAACCTGGCCACCACACTGGACACGTCCCGCCACGAGACCCCCGTCCCCGCCCTCCCGCTGTGGACAGTCCGCGACACCTACGCCCACCTGGCGGGCAACGTCGCCGACTCTCTCACCGGCAACGTCGACGAGCAGGGAACCGCTCCCTGGACCGCGATCCACGTATCCAACCGCGCCGACCACACTCTCGCCGACATCTGCACCGAATGGTCGGGCAACGCCGAAGCCTTCGACACCGCCATGCGCGCCGACGCGAAGCTGTGGGGCAACGCCTTCGACCTGTGGCACCACGAGCAGGACATCCGCGCCGCCCTCGGCGAACCGGTCGACCGCGACGAGACCACCGTCCGCTTCACCATCGACCTCCTGGTCCCCGCGATCGCCGCGCACTGGCCCGCCGACACACCATCGGTCCGGGTGGTCGCCGACGACCTCGACCAGGACTGGCAACTGGGCGACGGCACCCCGGCCACAACGGTCCACACCAACGGCTACGACCTCTCCCGCGGCCTGGCGGGCCGCCGCAGTCGCGTCCAACTCGAAACGCTCGGCTGGCACAACCCCGCGCCGCACCTGGCGCACATGCCCGCGTTCGACTTCCCCGAGAAAGACCTGACCGAATAA
- a CDS encoding winged helix-turn-helix transcriptional regulator, with amino-acid sequence MLGRLYPSQECSAARALELVGERWTLLILRDALFKDFTRFSQFQQSLSIAPNILTKRLNDLVDNGILRTHTAADRSDHHEYLLTEMGQTLKPVITSLTVWGDRWVRPGPAVFVHETCGTEVSQRYDCPHCGDTVAPEAVRANPRLTAD; translated from the coding sequence ATGCTGGGAAGGCTCTACCCCTCACAGGAATGCTCGGCCGCCCGCGCGCTGGAACTGGTCGGCGAACGCTGGACCCTGCTCATCCTTCGCGACGCCCTGTTCAAGGACTTCACCCGTTTCTCGCAGTTCCAGCAGAGCCTGTCGATCGCCCCGAACATCCTGACCAAACGTCTCAATGACCTGGTGGACAACGGAATCCTGCGAACCCACACCGCCGCAGACCGCTCCGACCACCACGAATACCTCCTCACCGAGATGGGCCAGACACTCAAACCCGTCATCACCTCCCTCACCGTGTGGGGCGACCGCTGGGTCCGCCCCGGTCCGGCGGTGTTCGTGCACGAGACCTGCGGCACCGAGGTCTCGCAGCGCTACGACTGCCCGCACTGCGGCGACACGGTCGCCCCCGAAGCCGTCCGCGCGAACCCCCGCCTCACCGCCGACTGA